A genomic window from Cricetulus griseus strain 17A/GY chromosome 4, alternate assembly CriGri-PICRH-1.0, whole genome shotgun sequence includes:
- the Atg3 gene encoding ubiquitin-like-conjugating enzyme ATG3 isoform X2, translating to MEYSDELEAIIEEDDGDGGWVDTYHNTGITGLTEAVKEITLESKDSIKLQDCSAPCDEEEEDDEGEAADMEEYEESGLLETDEATLDTRKIVEACKVKVDAGGEDVILQTRTYDLYITYDKYYQTPRLWLFGYDEQRQPLTVEHMYEDISQDHVKKTVTIENHPHLPPPPMCSVHPCRHAEVMKKIIETVAEGGGELGVHMYLLIFLKFVQAVIPTIEYDYTRHFTM from the exons ATGGAGTATTCAGATGAATTGGAAGCCATCATTGAAGAAGATGATGGCGATGGGGGATGGGTAGATACATACCACAACACAG GTATTACAGGACTTACTGAAGCAGTTAAGGAGATTACACTGGAAAGCAAG GACAGTATAAAACTCCAAGATTGCTCAGCCCCGTgtgatgaggaagaagaggatgatGAAGGGGAAGCTGCAGACATGGAAG aATATGAAGAGAGTGGATTGTTGGAAACAGATGAG GCTACCCTAGACACAAGAAAAATAGTGGAAGCTTGTAAAGTTAAAGTGGATGCTGGAGGTGAAGATGTTATTTTGCAAACGAGAACTTATGACCTTTACATCACTTATGACAAATATTACCAGACACCACGGCTATGGTTGTTTGGCTATGACGAg CAACGGCAGCCTTTAACAGTTGAGCACATGTATGAAGACATCAGTCAAGATCATGTGAAGAAAACAGTGACCATTGAAAATCATCCTCATCTCCCACCACCTCCTATGTGTTCAGTTCATCCATGCAG GCATGCTGAAGTGATGAAGAAAATTATTGAGACAGTTGCAGAAGGTGGGGGAGAGCTTGGCGTTCATAT GTATCTTctaatttttttgaaatttgtaCAAGCTGTCATTCCAACAATAGAATATGACTACACAAGACACTTCACAATGTAG